A region from the Aegilops tauschii subsp. strangulata cultivar AL8/78 chromosome 5, Aet v6.0, whole genome shotgun sequence genome encodes:
- the LOC109783008 gene encoding putative F-box/LRR-repeat protein 23: MELQPDAPPAPVPSDSRDWSELPLDALTLVFARLGAVDVLMGAGLVCHSWLEAAKAPELWRKVEMDCPWWGAGDFEFDYPWNAMKDLCAMAKVAVDRSNGKLEVFLGETFVTDEILNYIGDRSPSLKGLELVSCAEVTSQGFTYLVNKCPLLEDIELSGCMDVGGDAIVATDRACLRLRHLRLVCTEITNKELMAIVDICPCLEYLSVVNCYDIVGDDALRAKCAAIKTLELPTPENSDEMSDSYDYTETCNDFDHEYDYF; this comes from the exons ATGGAGCTGCAGCCAGACGCCCCGCCGGCGCCGGTGCCATCCGACAGCAGGGACTGGTCGGAGCTGCCTCTCGATGCGCTCACCTTGGTCTTCGCTAGGCTCGGCGCTGTGGACGTTCTCATGGGCGCGGGCCTCGTGTGCCACTCATGGCTTGAGGCGGCCAAAGCGCCTGAACTCTGGCGTAAGGTGGAAATGGACTGTCCTTGGTGGGGGGCCGGAGATTTTGAATTTGACTACCCATGGAACGCCATGAAAGACCTGTGCGCAATGGCGAAGGTGGCCGTGGACCGATCAAACGGGAAGCTGGAGGTGTTTCTTGGGGAAACATTTGTTACCGATGAGATACTCAATTATATCGGGGACAG GTCGCCCTCGCTGAAGGGGCTTGAGCTCGTATCATGTGCCGAAGTAACCAGCCAAGGATTCACCTATCTGGTAAACAAGTGCCCTCTGCTAGAAGACATCGAGCTGTCGGGTTGTATGGATGTCGGCGGCGACGCAATCGTGGCCACTGACAGGGCATGCCTGCGGCTGCGACACCTTAGGCTCGTCTGCACTGAAATCACGAACAAGGAACTCATGGCCATCGTCGATATCTGTCCGTGCCTGGAGTATCTCTCGGTGGTCAACTGCTACGACATAGTTGGCGACGACGCCCTGCGAGCAAAGTGCGCCGCTATCAAGACTCTCGAGCTTCCGACTCCTGAAAATTCTGATGAGATGTCCGACTCGTACGATTATACCGAGACTTGCAATGATTTTGACCATGAGTATgattatttttaa